From one Malus sylvestris chromosome 1, drMalSylv7.2, whole genome shotgun sequence genomic stretch:
- the LOC126591910 gene encoding auxin transporter-like protein 1, whose protein sequence is MAAQKQSEEAITFNQTVDREEEEEHAADHNSGFNVRNFLWHGGSVYDAWFSCASNQVAQVLLTLPYSFSQLGMLSGIIFQVFYGIMGSWTAYLISILYVEYRSRKEKENVSFKNHVIQWFEVLDGLLGPYWKAVGLAFNCTFLLFGSVIQLIGCASNIYYINDHLDKRTWTYIFGACCATTVFIPSFHNYRIWSFLGLGMTTYTAWYMTIAAIVHGQVEGVKHSGPDKLVLYFTGATNILYTFGGHAVTVEIMHAMWKPQKFKYVYLFATLYVFTLTLPSATAVYWAFGDQLLTHSNAFSLLPRTKWRDAGVTLMLIHQFITFGFACTPLYFVWEKVIGMHDTKSICLRAIARLPVVIPIWFLAIIFPFFGPINSAVGALLVSFTVYIIPALAHMLTFKSASARQNAAEKLPFFLPSWTGMYVVNAFIVVWVLVVGFGFGGWASVTNFIRQVDTFGLFAKCYQCPPKVPASLPPPHH, encoded by the exons ATGGCAGCACAGAAGCAATCAGAGGAAGCCATAACCTTCAACCAGACTGTTGacagggaggaagaagaagaacacgCAGCAGATCATAACTCTGGTTTTAACGTCAGAAACTTCCTCTGGCATGGCGGATCCGTCTACGACGCCTGGTTCAGCTGTGCATCGAACCAG GTTGCTCAGGTTCTGCTGACTTTGCCCTACTCTTTCTCCCAACTGGGAATGCTCTCGGGAATCATATTCCAGGTCTTCTACGGAATCATGGGGAGCTGGACCGCTTATCTGATCAGCATTCTCTACGTCGAATATCGAAGccgaaaagaaaaggaaaatgtcAGCTTCAAGAACCATGTCATCCAG TGGTTCGAAGTGTTGGATGGTTTGCTGGGTCCTTACTGGAAAGCCGTTGGATTGGCCTTCAACTGCACTTTCCTCCTCTTTGGATCTGTCATCCAGCTTATTGGTTGTGCAAG CAACATATACTACATAAATGACCATCTGGACAAGAGGACATGGACCTACATATTTGGGGCATGTTGTGCCACCACAGTCTTCATCCCTTCCTTCCACAACTACAGAATATGGTCCTTTTTAGGGCTTGGGATGACCACCTACACTGCCTGGTACATGACCATTGCAGCCATTGTTCATGGCCag GTTGAAGGTGTGAAACACTCAGGACCAGATAAACTGGTTTTGTATTTCACCGGCGCCACCAACATTCTCTACACTTTCGGCGGACACGCCGTCACTGT GGAAATCATGCATGCAATGTGGAAGCCTCAGAAGTTTAAGTATGTCTATCTGTTTGCTACCCTTTATGTGTTCACTCTAACCCTTCCGTCTGCAACTGCTGTGTACTGGGCGTTTGGCGACCAGCTCCTCACACACTCGAATGCCTTCTCGCTCCTTCCCCGGACTAAGTGGCGCGATGCGGGTGTCACATTGATGCTCATTCACCAG TTCATCACATTCGGGTTTGCTTGTACGCCATTGTATTTCGTGTGGGAGAAAGTAATTGGAATGCATGACACCAAGAGCATATGTTTGAGGGCAATTGCCAGGTTGCCTGTGGTGATACCTATTTGGTTCTTGGCCATCATATTTCCTTTCTTCGGTCCCATTAATTCAGCCGTTGGCGCTCTTTTGGTCAGCTTCACCGTCTACATCATACCCGCCTTAGCTCATATGCTCACCTTCAAATCCGCCTCTGCTCGCCAG AATGCGGCAGAGAAGCTTCCGTTCTTCCTCCCGAGCTGGACAGGCATGTACGTGGTGAACGCATTCATCGTGGTGTGGGTGCTCGTAGTCGGGTTTGGGTTCGGAGGGTGGGCTAGCGTGACCAACTTCATCAGGCAAGTTGACACTTTTGGGCTGTTTGCAAAGTGCTACCAGTGCCCTCCCAAAGTCCCAGCCTCCCTACCACCACCACATCACTAA